The following coding sequences are from one Novosphingobium sp. Gsoil 351 window:
- the ccmC gene encoding heme ABC transporter permease CcmC, with protein sequence MHGFANPARFLRIARWLTPLLLGLGLALAGGALAWGATQVPPDRLMGETVRILFIHVPSAWLGMAGWSTIAIASLVELVWRHPLAGIAARAAAVPGCAFTAICLATGSIWARPTWGTWWVWDGRLTSFLILLFLYFGYIALAGAAQKDAAGGSGGGSRITAIFGLVGAINIPIINRSVVWWNSLHQPPSITAGKSAIDATFLVPLLIAALGFSFLFGGVILARMRTLLAEIQTEARLRRKAFA encoded by the coding sequence ATGCACGGTTTTGCCAATCCCGCCCGGTTCCTGCGCATCGCGCGCTGGCTCACGCCGCTGCTGCTCGGTCTCGGGCTGGCGCTGGCGGGCGGGGCGCTGGCGTGGGGGGCGACGCAAGTTCCGCCGGACCGGCTGATGGGCGAGACCGTCCGAATCCTGTTCATCCACGTTCCCTCGGCCTGGCTGGGCATGGCCGGGTGGAGTACCATCGCCATCGCCAGCCTGGTCGAACTCGTCTGGCGTCACCCGCTCGCCGGGATCGCAGCGCGTGCCGCGGCGGTTCCGGGCTGCGCGTTCACCGCAATCTGCCTCGCCACCGGATCGATCTGGGCGCGCCCGACCTGGGGAACCTGGTGGGTGTGGGACGGGCGGCTGACCAGCTTCCTCATCCTGCTGTTCCTCTATTTCGGCTACATCGCCCTGGCCGGGGCGGCGCAGAAGGACGCGGCCGGCGGATCGGGTGGGGGCAGCCGGATCACCGCGATCTTCGGCCTGGTCGGCGCGATCAACATCCCGATCATCAACCGTTCGGTGGTGTGGTGGAACAGCCTGCACCAGCCGCCCTCGATCACCGCGGGCAAGTCGGCGATCGACGCGACGTTCCTGGTGCCGCTGCTGATCGCCGCGCTGGGGTTCAGCTTCCTGTTCGGCGGGGTGATCCTGGCGCGGATGCGCACGCTGCTCGCCGAAATCCAGACCGAGGCGCGGCTGCGCCGCAAGGCGTTTGCCTGA
- the ccmE gene encoding cytochrome c maturation protein CcmE produces the protein MATSAIKPKHQRLVLLTIALVALIGAGLLAAWALKNQAAYFYVPADIVANPPEAGRAVRLGGMVEKGSIKTAPDGLTIDFIVEDGKAKVPVRFRGITPDLFVEGSGVVAEGRMEAGGKFVADNLLAKHDENYVPREMANMSKARAAVAETK, from the coding sequence ATGGCCACGTCCGCAATCAAGCCCAAGCACCAGCGGCTCGTGCTGCTGACCATCGCGCTGGTCGCGCTGATTGGCGCTGGCTTGCTGGCGGCATGGGCGCTGAAGAACCAGGCGGCCTATTTCTATGTCCCCGCTGATATCGTCGCCAACCCGCCCGAGGCCGGGCGCGCGGTGCGGCTGGGCGGGATGGTCGAAAAAGGGTCGATCAAGACCGCACCCGATGGCTTGACGATCGATTTCATCGTCGAGGACGGCAAGGCCAAGGTGCCGGTGCGGTTTCGCGGGATCACCCCCGACCTGTTCGTCGAAGGATCGGGCGTCGTCGCTGAAGGACGGATGGAGGCGGGCGGAAAGTTCGTCGCCGACAACCTGCTGGCCAAGCACGACGAGAACTACGTCCCGCGCGAGATGGCGAACATGAGCAAGGCCCGCGCTGCGGTGGCGGAGACGAAATGA
- a CDS encoding Glu/Leu/Phe/Val dehydrogenase, with product MPAFWTDPDFDDHESVTVVRDRASNLTAIIAIHSTHLGPAAGGTRFWHYPDPALAMRDALRLSRGMSYKNAMAELPMGGGKAVILADKKGHKSPEMLAAFGDAVEALGGRYVTAEDVGISLADMVAVSERTRHVSGLPAEGSAAGGDPGPFTAMGIYHGIKAAVAHKLGKDSVKGVHVAVQGTGSVGGGVARLLHRDGARLTLADVNDDRAKTLSKELDAALVAPDAIMSVACDVFSPNALGAILDDAGIARLDCAIVAGGANNQLARPEHGAALAARGILYAPDYVINAGGIISVSLEHLARQSGSHCDINEVRKRLAQIPDRLLAIWRESEATTVSADVVADRMAQKLIGR from the coding sequence GTGCCTGCATTCTGGACCGACCCCGACTTCGACGATCACGAGAGCGTGACGGTTGTGCGCGATCGCGCGTCCAACCTGACCGCGATCATTGCGATCCATTCGACCCATCTCGGCCCCGCCGCGGGCGGCACCCGGTTCTGGCATTATCCCGACCCCGCGCTGGCGATGCGCGACGCGCTGCGGCTGTCGCGCGGGATGAGCTACAAGAACGCGATGGCCGAGTTGCCGATGGGTGGCGGCAAGGCAGTGATCCTGGCCGACAAGAAGGGCCACAAGTCCCCCGAGATGCTCGCCGCGTTCGGCGACGCGGTCGAGGCGCTGGGCGGACGCTACGTCACCGCCGAGGATGTGGGGATCAGCCTGGCGGACATGGTCGCGGTCTCCGAACGCACCCGCCACGTCTCGGGCCTGCCCGCCGAAGGCAGCGCGGCGGGAGGCGACCCGGGGCCGTTCACCGCGATGGGCATCTACCACGGGATCAAGGCGGCGGTCGCGCACAAGCTGGGCAAGGACAGCGTCAAGGGCGTTCACGTCGCGGTCCAGGGCACCGGCAGCGTCGGCGGCGGGGTGGCGCGGCTGCTCCATCGCGACGGCGCGCGGCTGACGCTTGCGGATGTGAACGACGATCGCGCCAAGACCCTGTCCAAGGAACTCGATGCCGCGCTGGTTGCGCCCGACGCGATCATGAGCGTGGCTTGCGACGTGTTCAGCCCCAACGCGCTCGGCGCGATCCTCGACGACGCGGGCATCGCCCGGCTCGATTGCGCGATCGTCGCGGGCGGCGCGAACAACCAGCTCGCCCGGCCCGAACACGGCGCGGCGCTGGCGGCGCGCGGCATCCTCTATGCGCCCGACTACGTGATCAACGCCGGCGGGATCATTTCGGTCAGCCTGGAACACCTTGCCCGCCAAAGCGGATCGCACTGCGACATCAACGAAGTGCGCAAGCGGCTGGCGCAGATTCCCGATCGCCTGCTCGCGATCTGGCGCGAAAGTGAGGCCACCACGGTCTCGGCGGATGTGGTGGCTGATCGCATGGCGCAGAAGCTCATCGGCCGCTGA